The following coding sequences are from one Gossypium hirsutum isolate 1008001.06 chromosome A12, Gossypium_hirsutum_v2.1, whole genome shotgun sequence window:
- the LOC107929554 gene encoding NAC domain-containing protein 104 has protein sequence MGENSSVNLPPGFRFYPTDEELVVHFLQRKAALLPCHPDVIPDLELYPHDPWELDGKALGEGNQWYFYSRGTQNRITGNGYWKPMGIEEDVINSRSKKVGMKKYLVFYIGEGRAAIKTNWIMQEYRLSKSDSSSTKSSKRRGHSKVDYSKWVVCRVYERNCSEDEDDGDDDDDGTQLSCLDEMFLSLDDMDEISLPFN, from the exons ATGGGAGAGAATAGCAGTGTTAATCTTCCTCCAGGGTTCAGGTTTTATCCAACTGATGAAGAGCTTGTGGTTCATTTCCTTCAACGCAAGGCTGCCCTGTTGCCTTGCCACCCTGATGTCATCCCTGATCTTGAACTGTATCCCCATGATCCTTGGGAACTTGATG GCAAAGCTTTGGGTGAGGGGAACCAATGGTACTTTTACAGTAGGGGGACGCAAAACAGGATTACCGGCAATGGGTACTGGAAGCCAATGGGAATAGAAGAAGATGTTATTAATAGCAGAAGCAAGAAAGTTGGCATGAAAAAGTATTTGGTTTTCTACATTGGAGAAGGCCGGGCTGCCATCAAAACCAATTGGATAATGCAGGAGTATCGTCTTTCCAAGTCTGATTCTAGCTCCACCAAATCATCCAAACGCCGAGGACATTCCAAAGTA GACTATAGCAAGTGGGTTGTATGTCGAGTTTATGAAAGAAATTGTAGTGAAGACGaagatgatggtgatgatgatgatgatggaacACAACTGTCATGCTTGGATGAAATGTTTCTATCTTTGGATGATATGGATGAAATAAGCTTGCCATTCAACTAG